One region of Streptococcus parasanguinis genomic DNA includes:
- a CDS encoding bifunctional hydroxymethylpyrimidine kinase/phosphomethylpyrimidine kinase encodes MSNELILAISGNDIFSGGGLHADLATYTTNKQHGFVAVTCLTAMTEHGFEVIPVDPTTFAQQLNSLKDVPFSAIKLGLLPNVQVADLALDYVKAHAEIPVVLDPVLVCKESHDVEVSALRDELIKFFPYVTIITPNLPEAEILTQSKIQSLDDMKAAARKLHELGAANVVVKGGNRLNKEKAIDVFYDGTDFTVIEEPVLEKNNTGAGCTFASSISSQLVQGKSPLEAVKASKDFVFQAIQHSDQYGVVQYDI; translated from the coding sequence ATGAGTAATGAATTGATTCTAGCTATTTCAGGAAATGATATTTTTAGTGGGGGAGGTCTTCACGCAGACCTTGCAACCTATACGACTAACAAACAGCATGGTTTTGTAGCGGTGACTTGTTTGACCGCCATGACGGAGCACGGTTTTGAAGTGATTCCGGTGGATCCGACGACCTTTGCGCAACAGCTCAACTCCCTCAAAGATGTTCCTTTCTCTGCTATTAAACTCGGTCTTTTACCAAATGTCCAAGTGGCAGACTTGGCCTTGGACTATGTCAAAGCCCATGCGGAGATCCCTGTGGTACTAGATCCTGTCTTGGTCTGCAAGGAAAGCCATGATGTAGAAGTTTCAGCTCTTCGAGACGAATTGATCAAATTCTTCCCTTATGTGACCATCATCACGCCAAACTTGCCAGAAGCTGAGATCTTGACCCAAAGCAAGATTCAATCGCTCGACGATATGAAGGCGGCAGCGCGTAAGCTCCACGAATTAGGAGCAGCGAATGTCGTGGTCAAAGGGGGCAATCGTCTCAATAAAGAAAAGGCCATCGATGTCTTTTATGATGGGACGGACTTCACCGTCATTGAAGAGCCAGTCTTAGAAAAGAACAATACAGGAGCTGGTTGTACCTTTGCATCTAGCATTTCCAGCCAGTTGGTGCAAGGGAAATCTCCACTTGAAGCTGTTAAAGCCTCTAAAGACTTTGTTTTCCAAGCGATTCAACATTCAGACCAGTATGGAGTAGTACAATATGACATCTAA
- the truA gene encoding tRNA pseudouridine(38-40) synthase TruA — MTRYKATISYDGTLFAGFQRQPHARSVQEEIEKTLTRLNQGTPVTVHGAGRTDSGVHALGQVIHFDLPQARDEEKLRFALDTQTPEDIDFIRVEQVEDDFHSRYKKHSKTYEFIVDYGRPKNPMMRHYATHYPYPLDVEKMQAAIQKLEGTHDFTGFTASGTSVEDKVRTITEARLVEDAEHHRLVFTFSGNGFLYKQIRNMVGTLLKIGNDRMPIEQIDLILEKKDRNLAGPTAAPNGLYLKEIRYE; from the coding sequence ATGACACGATACAAAGCAACCATTTCATATGACGGGACCTTGTTTGCAGGGTTTCAACGCCAACCGCATGCCCGTAGTGTGCAAGAGGAAATCGAGAAGACCTTGACGCGCCTCAATCAAGGAACCCCTGTTACCGTTCATGGAGCGGGGCGAACGGATTCCGGTGTCCATGCTCTTGGCCAGGTGATTCATTTTGATCTCCCTCAAGCGCGGGACGAGGAGAAGCTTCGCTTTGCCCTCGATACCCAAACCCCAGAGGATATTGATTTCATCCGAGTGGAGCAAGTAGAAGATGACTTTCACTCACGCTACAAGAAGCACAGCAAGACCTATGAATTTATCGTGGATTATGGTCGTCCCAAGAACCCCATGATGCGCCACTATGCCACCCACTATCCTTATCCTTTGGATGTGGAAAAGATGCAAGCAGCCATCCAAAAGTTAGAGGGAACCCATGATTTCACTGGTTTTACAGCTTCAGGAACCAGTGTGGAAGACAAGGTTCGTACGATTACAGAGGCTCGCTTGGTCGAGGATGCAGAACATCATCGCCTTGTCTTTACCTTTTCGGGCAATGGCTTTCTCTACAAGCAAATCCGCAATATGGTGGGAACTTTGTTGAAGATTGGAAATGATCGGATGCCGATCGAGCAGATCGATCTAATTTTAGAAAAGAAGGACCGCAATCTAGCAGGTCCTACAGCAGCGCCAAATGGCTTATATTTAAAGGAGATCCGTTATGAGTAA